A DNA window from Actinokineospora baliensis contains the following coding sequences:
- a CDS encoding GlsB/YeaQ/YmgE family stress response membrane protein has protein sequence MGILGWIVLGLVAGLIAKAIMPGKDPGGIIVTILIGIVGAILGGFIGNAIFGGGLGTFFDLRTWLLSILGAVILLAIYRAVTGRGRARV, from the coding sequence ATGGGCATTCTCGGCTGGATCGTCCTCGGTTTGGTCGCCGGTCTCATCGCCAAGGCCATCATGCCTGGTAAGGACCCGGGTGGCATCATCGTCACGATCCTGATCGGTATCGTCGGCGCCATTCTCGGCGGCTTCATCGGCAATGCGATCTTCGGCGGCGGTCTGGGTACTTTCTTCGACCTGCGGACCTGGCTGCTGTCGATTCTGGGCGCGGTGATCCTGCTCGCCATCTACCGGGCGGTCACCGGTCGGGGCCGGGCCAGGGTGTAG
- a CDS encoding GNAT family N-acetyltransferase — MLRLAGARLLDERDGQAVRAVLTADPVASCMVAARIEVAGLDPWRLGGEVWGCDTRGLRPASRLEALCFAGPNLIPLRGKRSALRSFADRALRRRRMCSSMVGPAEQVLGLWAELEAEWGPAREVRADQPLMAISSTPLVTPDPLVRPVRPDELDRYLPAAVRMFIEEVGIDPRLGDGGAGYRARVAELIAAGRAFARFEGGDVVFKAEIGAMSSQVGQIQGVWVHPDRRGHGLGASGTAAVAQRLVSGMGRTASLYVNGYNAPARAVYDRIGFAQVGQYATVLF, encoded by the coding sequence GTGTTGCGGCTAGCGGGAGCGCGACTGCTCGACGAGCGGGACGGCCAGGCGGTGCGCGCGGTGCTCACCGCCGACCCGGTCGCGTCCTGCATGGTCGCCGCGCGGATCGAAGTGGCTGGGCTGGACCCGTGGCGGCTCGGCGGTGAGGTGTGGGGCTGCGACACGCGCGGGCTGCGGCCCGCGAGCAGGCTCGAGGCGCTGTGCTTCGCCGGGCCGAACCTGATCCCGTTGCGCGGCAAGCGCTCGGCGTTGCGCTCGTTCGCCGACCGGGCGTTGCGGCGCAGGCGGATGTGCTCGTCGATGGTGGGCCCCGCCGAGCAGGTGCTGGGGCTGTGGGCCGAGCTGGAGGCCGAGTGGGGTCCGGCGCGCGAGGTGCGCGCCGACCAGCCGCTGATGGCGATCTCCAGCACCCCGCTGGTGACCCCGGACCCGCTGGTGCGCCCGGTGCGCCCGGACGAGCTCGACCGCTACCTGCCCGCCGCGGTGCGGATGTTCATCGAGGAGGTCGGCATCGACCCCCGGCTGGGTGACGGCGGCGCGGGCTACCGGGCCAGGGTCGCCGAGCTGATCGCCGCAGGCCGCGCGTTCGCCCGGTTCGAGGGCGGTGACGTGGTGTTCAAGGCCGAGATCGGCGCGATGTCGAGCCAGGTGGGGCAGATCCAGGGCGTGTGGGTGCACCCGGACCGGCGCGGGCACGGCCTGGGCGCGTCGGGCACGGCGGCGGTCGCGCAGCGGTTGGTCAGCGGGATGGGCCGCACCGCGAGCCTGTACGTCAACGGCTACAACGCGCCCGCCCGCGCGGTCTACGACCGGATCGGGTTCGCGCAGGTCGGGCAGTACGCCACCGTGCTGTTCTGA
- a CDS encoding beta-class carbonic anhydrase — protein sequence MSVTDELLANNAAYASTFEGPLPLPPAKHVAVVACMDARINVYGVLGLAEGEAHVIRNAGGVVTEDEIRSLAISQRLLGTREIILIHHTDCGMLTFSDKDFRDGIRDETGLRPAWSSEAFDDLDTDVRQSVARIKASPFIPLKDSVRGFTFDVATGKLNEVV from the coding sequence ATGTCCGTCACGGACGAACTGCTCGCCAACAACGCCGCGTACGCCTCGACCTTCGAGGGCCCGCTGCCGCTGCCGCCCGCCAAGCACGTCGCGGTCGTGGCGTGCATGGACGCCCGCATCAACGTCTACGGGGTGCTCGGCCTCGCCGAGGGCGAGGCCCACGTCATCCGCAACGCGGGCGGGGTCGTGACCGAGGACGAGATCCGCTCCCTGGCCATCAGCCAGCGCCTGCTGGGCACCCGCGAGATCATCCTCATCCACCACACCGACTGCGGCATGCTCACCTTCTCCGACAAGGACTTCCGCGACGGCATCCGCGACGAGACCGGCCTCCGCCCCGCCTGGTCCTCCGAAGCCTTCGACGACCTCGACACCGACGTCCGCCAGTCCGTCGCCCGGATCAAGGCCAGCCCCTTCATCCCCCTCAAGGACTCCGTCCGCGGCTTCACCTTCGACGTCGCCACCGGCAAGCTCAACGAGGTCGTCTAA
- the dxr gene encoding 1-deoxy-D-xylulose-5-phosphate reductoisomerase — MAVMTASFASGGPRRSLLVLGSTGSIGTQALDLVAANPDRFTMAGLAAGGSDPGLLAEQALRHGVRAVAVTRATAAPDVQLALYAAAQKAGYDRGDFAVPKIFAGPDAVTELIEAVPTDIVLNGITGSQGLAPTLKALASGATLALANKESLVAGGDLVLAAAKPGQIVPVDSEHSAMAQALRGGRAEEVDRLVLTASGGPFRGRTRAELLDVTAEQALRHPTWAMGPVITVNSATLVNKALELIEAHLLFGVPYDRIDVVVHPQSVVHSMVTFTDGSTLAQASPPDMRLPIALALAWPDRVPGAARACDWSTATQWTFEPLDDDTFPAVRLARAAGATGGCLPAVFNAANEEAVAAFLRGDTTFTVIVDTVSRVLDDAAAWHGAPREVEDVLAAEHWARARARELLAVTVAPRAAAGSGRD, encoded by the coding sequence ATGGCGGTGATGACTGCATCCTTCGCGTCGGGCGGTCCCCGGCGTTCACTGCTCGTGCTCGGGTCGACCGGCTCGATCGGCACCCAGGCACTGGACCTCGTCGCGGCCAACCCCGACCGGTTCACCATGGCCGGGTTGGCCGCTGGCGGGTCCGATCCGGGGCTGCTGGCCGAGCAGGCGCTGCGGCACGGGGTGCGGGCGGTAGCCGTGACCAGGGCGACCGCCGCGCCGGACGTGCAGTTGGCGCTCTACGCCGCCGCGCAGAAAGCGGGCTACGACCGGGGCGACTTCGCGGTGCCCAAGATCTTCGCGGGCCCGGACGCGGTCACCGAGCTGATCGAGGCGGTGCCCACCGACATCGTGCTCAACGGCATCACCGGGTCGCAGGGCCTCGCGCCGACCCTCAAGGCTCTGGCCTCGGGCGCCACGCTCGCGCTGGCCAACAAGGAGTCGCTGGTCGCCGGTGGTGACCTGGTGCTCGCCGCGGCCAAGCCGGGTCAGATCGTGCCGGTCGACTCCGAGCACTCCGCGATGGCCCAGGCGCTGCGCGGCGGCCGCGCCGAGGAGGTCGACCGGCTGGTGCTGACCGCCTCGGGTGGTCCCTTCCGCGGCCGGACCCGCGCCGAGCTGCTCGACGTCACCGCCGAGCAGGCGCTGCGGCACCCCACCTGGGCGATGGGCCCGGTCATCACCGTCAACTCGGCGACCCTGGTCAACAAGGCGCTCGAGCTGATCGAGGCGCACCTGCTCTTCGGTGTGCCCTACGACCGCATCGACGTCGTGGTGCACCCCCAGTCGGTGGTGCACTCCATGGTCACCTTCACCGACGGCTCCACCCTGGCCCAGGCGAGCCCGCCGGACATGCGGCTGCCCATCGCGTTGGCCCTGGCCTGGCCGGACCGGGTGCCGGGGGCGGCACGGGCCTGCGACTGGTCGACGGCCACCCAGTGGACCTTCGAGCCGCTCGACGACGACACCTTCCCCGCGGTGCGCCTGGCCAGGGCGGCGGGGGCGACCGGCGGCTGCCTGCCCGCGGTGTTCAACGCCGCGAACGAGGAGGCCGTCGCCGCCTTCCTGCGGGGCGACACCACCTTCACAGTCATCGTGGACACTGTGAGTCGGGTACTCGATGACGCCGCCGCCTGGCACGGCGCGCCGCGCGAGGTCGAGGATGTGCTCGCCGCCGAGCACTGGGCCCGCGCCCGCGCGCGAGAGCTCCTCGCGGTGACTGTTGCCCCGCGCGCCGCCGCGGGGTCGGGAAGGGACTGA
- a CDS encoding DUF2631 domain-containing protein, whose product MANTELEKRKTTAAGTVTPAEEPSAEWGWHGSFPKGTLIAGVFTGLAMFVMLIGNHHGRTEDLWLVGIGLTMLGGVAWKIHKNRTSWRR is encoded by the coding sequence GTGGCGAACACGGAGCTGGAGAAGCGGAAGACCACCGCGGCGGGCACCGTGACCCCCGCGGAGGAACCGTCCGCGGAGTGGGGCTGGCACGGGTCGTTCCCCAAGGGCACGCTCATCGCCGGGGTGTTCACCGGGCTGGCGATGTTCGTGATGCTCATCGGCAACCACCACGGCCGCACCGAGGACCTGTGGCTGGTCGGCATCGGCCTCACGATGCTCGGCGGGGTCGCCTGGAAGATCCACAAGAACCGGACGTCCTGGCGGCGGTAG
- the ispG gene encoding flavodoxin-dependent (E)-4-hydroxy-3-methylbut-2-enyl-diphosphate synthase translates to MSDVMLGMPAVPPPVLAERRKTRQLQVGTVGVGSDHPISVQSMTTTVTADVNATLQQIAELTASGCDIVRVACPSQDDADALAAIAAKSQIPVIADIHFQPKYVFAAIEAGCAAVRVNPGNIRKFDDQVKEIAHAARDRGTPIRIGVNAGSLDPRLLAKYGKATPEALAESALWEASLFAEHDFHDIKISVKHNDPVVMVRAYELLAEQCDYPLHLGVTEAGPAFQGTIKSAVAFGALLRQGIGDTIRVSLSAPPVEEVKVGSQILQSLNLRPRKLEIVSCPSCGRAQVDVYKLADQVTAGLEGMTVPLRVAVMGCVVNGPGEAREADLGVASGNGKGQIFVKGQVIKTVPEAQIVETLIEEAMRLAEEMGEPVDGETGAPTVVAVG, encoded by the coding sequence ATGTCCGACGTGATGCTCGGCATGCCAGCCGTCCCGCCGCCGGTGCTCGCCGAGCGCCGCAAGACCCGTCAGCTGCAGGTGGGGACGGTCGGGGTGGGCAGCGACCACCCGATCTCGGTGCAGTCGATGACCACCACCGTCACCGCCGACGTCAACGCCACGCTGCAGCAGATCGCCGAGCTGACCGCGTCCGGCTGCGACATCGTCCGGGTGGCCTGCCCGTCGCAGGACGACGCCGACGCGCTGGCCGCCATCGCGGCCAAGTCGCAGATCCCGGTGATCGCCGACATCCACTTCCAGCCCAAGTACGTCTTCGCCGCCATCGAGGCGGGCTGCGCCGCGGTGCGGGTGAACCCGGGCAACATCCGCAAGTTCGACGACCAGGTCAAGGAGATCGCGCACGCCGCGCGCGACCGGGGCACCCCGATCCGGATCGGCGTCAACGCCGGGTCGCTGGACCCGCGGCTGCTGGCCAAGTACGGCAAGGCGACCCCGGAGGCGCTGGCGGAGTCGGCGCTGTGGGAGGCGTCGCTGTTCGCCGAGCACGACTTCCACGACATCAAGATCTCGGTCAAGCACAACGACCCGGTCGTGATGGTGCGCGCCTACGAGCTGCTCGCCGAGCAGTGCGACTACCCGCTGCACCTGGGTGTCACCGAGGCGGGGCCCGCCTTCCAGGGCACGATCAAGTCCGCCGTGGCCTTCGGCGCGCTGCTGCGGCAGGGCATCGGCGACACGATCCGGGTGTCGCTCTCGGCGCCGCCGGTCGAGGAGGTCAAGGTCGGCTCGCAGATCCTGCAGTCGCTCAACCTGCGCCCGCGCAAGCTGGAGATCGTCTCGTGCCCGTCGTGCGGGCGCGCCCAGGTGGACGTCTACAAGCTCGCCGACCAGGTGACCGCCGGTCTGGAGGGCATGACGGTGCCGCTGCGGGTCGCGGTCATGGGCTGCGTGGTCAACGGGCCGGGCGAGGCCCGCGAGGCGGACCTGGGGGTGGCCTCCGGCAACGGCAAGGGCCAGATCTTCGTCAAGGGCCAGGTGATCAAGACCGTGCCCGAGGCGCAGATCGTGGAGACCCTGATCGAGGAGGCCATGCGCTTGGCCGAGGAGATGGGCGAGCCGGTGGACGGGGAAACCGGGGCGCCGACCGTCGTCGCCGTCGGCTGA
- a CDS encoding M50 family metallopeptidase, translating to MFVWLLGLVLFALGICLSVALHEAGHMLSAKAFGMRVRRYFIGFGPTLFSFRRGETEYGLKAIPAGGFCEIAGMTALDQVTPEESPRAMWRFATWKRVVVLAAGSITHFILGFIILYLMAVTMGLPNTTDRPLIGSTSCAAPTQDPKTLKLADCTSADPSPAAAAGLRAGDEIISVNGKPVESYTQLVGTIRDLRGQSTFVVDNDGERRTLTIDVATVKRAAIGAKPGTDNQLNDVGAIGVGKGGYFTYGAVSGFSGAVVFTGEMFAATWEGLMRFPEKIPAVIRAIGGEDDPERPVSVVGASIIGADAAEAGVWEIFVLMLAMLNFFVGVFNLLPLLPLDGGHIAITLYERVRDLLRKARGKAPAGPVDYNRLAGVTMVLVIIGGAIVLLTVTADIVNPIRLQ from the coding sequence GTGTTCGTTTGGCTGCTGGGGCTCGTGCTGTTCGCGCTGGGCATCTGTTTGTCGGTCGCGCTGCACGAGGCCGGGCACATGCTCTCGGCCAAGGCGTTCGGCATGCGGGTGCGCCGCTACTTCATCGGGTTCGGCCCGACCCTGTTCTCCTTCCGGCGGGGGGAGACCGAGTACGGGCTCAAGGCGATCCCGGCGGGCGGGTTCTGCGAGATCGCGGGCATGACCGCGCTCGACCAGGTGACCCCGGAGGAGTCCCCGCGGGCGATGTGGCGCTTCGCCACCTGGAAGCGCGTCGTGGTGCTGGCCGCCGGGTCGATCACGCACTTCATCCTCGGCTTCATCATCCTGTACCTGATGGCCGTCACCATGGGCCTGCCCAACACCACGGACCGGCCGCTGATCGGCAGCACCAGCTGCGCCGCACCCACGCAGGACCCGAAGACCCTCAAGCTCGCCGACTGCACCTCGGCCGACCCCTCGCCCGCGGCCGCCGCGGGCCTGCGGGCGGGCGACGAGATCATCAGCGTCAACGGCAAGCCGGTCGAGTCCTACACGCAGCTGGTCGGCACCATCCGCGACCTGCGCGGGCAGAGCACCTTCGTGGTCGACAACGACGGGGAGCGGCGCACGCTGACCATCGACGTCGCCACCGTCAAGCGCGCCGCCATCGGCGCCAAGCCGGGCACCGACAACCAGCTCAACGACGTCGGCGCGATCGGGGTCGGCAAGGGCGGCTACTTCACCTACGGCGCGGTGTCCGGGTTCTCCGGCGCCGTGGTGTTCACCGGGGAGATGTTCGCCGCCACCTGGGAGGGCCTGATGCGCTTCCCGGAGAAGATCCCGGCGGTGATCCGCGCCATCGGCGGCGAGGACGACCCGGAGCGCCCGGTCAGCGTGGTCGGCGCCAGCATCATCGGCGCGGACGCCGCCGAGGCGGGCGTCTGGGAGATCTTCGTGCTGATGCTGGCGATGCTGAACTTCTTCGTCGGCGTGTTCAACCTGCTGCCGCTGCTGCCGCTCGACGGCGGCCACATCGCGATCACCCTCTACGAGCGGGTGCGCGACCTGCTGCGCAAGGCGCGCGGCAAGGCCCCCGCCGGTCCGGTCGACTACAACCGGCTGGCTGGCGTGACCATGGTGCTCGTCATCATCGGCGGCGCGATCGTGCTGCTCACGGTGACCGCCGACATCGTCAACCCCATCCGCTTGCAATGA